One window from the genome of Paraclostridium sordellii encodes:
- a CDS encoding tyrosine-type recombinase/integrase — MQILDEYIRYIQSVRKLTENTVNSYLIDLKKYLTYIKNKNIDLFDSTENDIISYIIELEKTDVSTATISRSISSIKSFYEYLFLNRYTKSNVSKNIKKPKIEKKEIDILSEEEVEALLSFPDLKNIKNIRDKAIFEVLYGTGIKVTELIELDVDDVSLEFGYICCKIGKNPRVIPLTKISSKYIEKYLKESRNEILKTNYEEKALFINSNGSRFTRQGLWKLIKKHANRVNINKNINPTILRNSFAIHLLNKGANIAVVSKILGSTNLSSLQHYLDCMDKNLRQELKEKHPRK; from the coding sequence ATGCAAATACTAGACGAATATATAAGATACATACAATCAGTAAGAAAATTAACTGAAAATACAGTTAACTCTTACTTAATAGATTTAAAAAAATATTTAACATATATAAAAAATAAAAATATTGACTTATTTGATTCGACAGAAAATGATATAATAAGTTATATAATCGAACTTGAAAAGACAGATGTGTCTACAGCTACTATTTCTAGGAGCATATCATCTATAAAATCTTTTTATGAATATTTATTTTTAAATAGGTATACAAAATCGAATGTATCTAAAAATATTAAAAAGCCTAAAATAGAAAAAAAAGAAATAGATATTTTATCAGAAGAAGAAGTCGAAGCGCTATTAAGTTTTCCTGATCTTAAAAATATAAAGAATATAAGAGATAAAGCTATATTTGAAGTTTTATATGGGACAGGAATTAAAGTAACTGAATTAATAGAATTAGACGTTGATGATGTAAGTTTAGAGTTTGGTTATATTTGTTGTAAAATAGGTAAAAACCCAAGGGTTATACCGTTAACTAAAATTAGTAGCAAATATATTGAAAAATATTTGAAAGAATCTAGAAATGAGATTTTAAAAACTAACTATGAGGAAAAGGCTTTATTTATAAATTCTAATGGGTCTAGATTTACACGACAAGGGCTATGGAAGCTTATAAAAAAGCATGCAAATAGGGTAAATATAAATAAAAATATTAATCCTACGATACTTAGAAATTCATTTGCGATTCACTTGCTTAATAAGGGTGCTAACATAGCTGTAGTTAGCAAAATATTAGGGAGTACAAATTTATCTAGTTTACAACACTATTTAGACTGTATGGATAAAAATTTAAGACAAGAATTAAAAGAAAAGCATCCTAGAAAATAA
- a CDS encoding pyrimidine-nucleoside phosphorylase translates to MRIYDIIKKKRDNEVLTKEEINFFVDKYSKGEIPDYQASALLMAIYLNKMNKQETAYLTEAMMNSGEVIDLSEINGIKVDKHSTGGVGDKTTIALAPLVAACKAPVAKMSGRGLGHTGGTLDKLESIPGFSIEMEPSKFIESVNKHNIAVCGQTASIAVADKKMYALRDVTATVDNISLIASSIMCKKLASGADAIVLDVKTGDGAFMKTIDDSFALAKEMVDIGDNMNRETVALITDMDEPLGFAVGNSLEVIEAIETLKGRGPKDFVTLCETLGAYMLVLAKVAKDFEEGKTKIKEAIYSGSALEKLREFIENQGGNSAIVDDYTLLPQAKEIMEIKAPKTGYIKKIEAEEVGVSAMMLGAGRETKDDELDLSAGIVLTKKVSDFVNEGDTIAYMHYNKLDKIDSAKERFLNAYIISDEKVEEGKLVYGVVTKDKITKF, encoded by the coding sequence ATGAGAATTTATGACATTATAAAGAAAAAAAGAGACAATGAAGTTTTAACTAAAGAGGAAATAAACTTTTTTGTAGATAAATACTCAAAAGGTGAAATACCTGACTATCAAGCATCTGCACTTTTAATGGCTATATACTTAAATAAAATGAACAAACAAGAAACGGCATATTTAACAGAGGCTATGATGAATTCTGGAGAGGTTATAGACTTGTCTGAAATAAATGGTATAAAAGTTGATAAACATAGTACTGGAGGAGTAGGAGATAAAACTACAATAGCATTAGCTCCACTAGTAGCAGCGTGTAAGGCTCCTGTTGCAAAAATGTCTGGAAGAGGGCTAGGACATACAGGAGGTACATTAGATAAGTTAGAATCTATACCTGGGTTTTCTATAGAAATGGAACCAAGTAAATTTATAGAATCTGTTAATAAGCATAATATAGCTGTATGTGGTCAAACGGCGTCAATAGCTGTTGCTGATAAAAAGATGTATGCATTAAGAGATGTTACTGCTACAGTTGATAATATATCATTAATAGCAAGTAGTATAATGTGTAAAAAACTTGCATCAGGAGCAGATGCTATAGTTTTAGATGTGAAAACTGGAGACGGGGCTTTCATGAAAACTATAGATGATTCATTTGCATTAGCAAAAGAAATGGTAGATATAGGGGATAATATGAATAGAGAGACTGTAGCTCTTATAACTGATATGGATGAACCTTTAGGATTTGCTGTTGGAAATTCATTAGAGGTAATAGAAGCTATAGAAACTTTAAAAGGTAGAGGGCCAAAAGATTTTGTTACGTTATGTGAGACTCTAGGAGCATATATGTTAGTTTTAGCTAAAGTTGCAAAAGATTTCGAAGAAGGCAAAACTAAAATAAAAGAAGCTATATATAGTGGAAGTGCACTTGAAAAACTAAGAGAGTTTATAGAAAATCAAGGCGGAAATAGTGCTATAGTTGATGATTATACATTATTACCTCAAGCTAAGGAAATAATGGAAATAAAAGCTCCAAAAACAGGATATATTAAAAAAATAGAAGCTGAAGAAGTTGGAGTTTCAGCTATGATGTTAGGAGCTGGAAGAGAAACTAAAGATGACGAATTAGATTTATCGGCAGGAATAGTTTTAACTAAGAAAGTTTCTGATTTTGTAAATGAAGGAGATACAATAGCTTATATGCACTATAATAAGCTTGATAAAATAGATTCAGCAAAAGAAAGATTCTTAAATGCATATATAATATCTGATGAAAAAGTTGAAGAAGGTAAGTTAGTTTATGGTGTCGTTACAAAAGACAAAATAACAAAATTTTAA
- a CDS encoding NUDIX hydrolase — protein sequence MIIEEQTVSSDRIYTGKVISLKVDTVEVPKKGYQKREIIEHPGAVGIVAVTNDKKVVLVKQYRKAIEKAIWEIPAGKLEQGENPKDCALRELKEETGYTANNIRLIHKFYTSAGFSNQKVYVYLATELEEGEANLEDGEFLDVHEVELNEAYEMINKNDIEDAKTSIGLLLAKELL from the coding sequence ATGATAATAGAAGAACAAACAGTAAGTAGTGATAGGATATATACTGGAAAAGTTATAAGTTTAAAAGTAGATACTGTAGAAGTACCAAAAAAAGGGTATCAAAAAAGAGAAATAATTGAACATCCAGGTGCTGTTGGTATAGTAGCTGTAACAAATGATAAGAAAGTTGTTTTAGTTAAGCAATATAGAAAAGCTATAGAAAAAGCTATATGGGAAATACCAGCAGGCAAATTAGAACAAGGAGAAAATCCAAAAGATTGTGCACTTAGAGAGTTAAAGGAAGAAACTGGATATACTGCTAATAATATAAGGTTGATTCATAAATTCTACACATCTGCTGGGTTTTCAAATCAAAAGGTATATGTTTATTTAGCAACTGAATTAGAAGAAGGAGAAGCGAACTTAGAAGATGGTGAATTTCTCGATGTTCATGAAGTTGAACTAAATGAAGCATATGAAATGATTAATAAAAATGATATAGAAGATGCTAAAACATCTATAGGTCTTTTGCTTGCAAAAGAACTTTTATAA
- a CDS encoding phosphopentomutase: MSRVIWMVIDSVGIGALPDSEKFGDVNVNTLGNIVKAYEDIQLPNMIKLGLSNIDGIDSLDSIDNPIGSFGRASEVSKGKDTTTGHWEMTGVLVETPFKTYENGFPKEIIDEFERKTNRKVIGNKPASGTAILDELGEQQMKTGEVIVYTSADSVFQIAAHEEIIPLEELYKMCEIAREIMMGENAVARIIARPFVGKPGAFERTSNRRDYSLSPFEDTVLDTIKKSNLDVIGVGKIEDIFNKQGITEAIHTKDNMDGVDQTINYMKKENKGLIFTNLVDFDSKYGHRRDVEGYKKALEEFDARIPEIIDNMKDDDILIINADHGNDPTYKGTDHTREYIPVLVYGKNINKGYNLGTRKSFADIGATVADILNVDLPKHGESFKSEIMK; this comes from the coding sequence ATGAGCAGAGTTATATGGATGGTAATTGACAGTGTGGGAATAGGAGCTCTTCCTGATTCTGAAAAATTTGGAGATGTAAATGTAAATACTTTAGGAAATATAGTTAAAGCGTATGAAGATATACAATTACCTAATATGATAAAATTAGGATTAAGTAATATAGATGGAATTGATAGTTTAGACAGCATAGATAATCCTATAGGTTCTTTTGGACGAGCTAGTGAAGTATCTAAGGGAAAAGATACAACAACAGGGCATTGGGAAATGACAGGAGTATTAGTAGAAACTCCTTTTAAAACATATGAAAATGGATTCCCAAAAGAAATAATAGATGAATTTGAAAGAAAAACAAATAGAAAAGTTATAGGAAATAAGCCTGCATCTGGAACAGCTATATTGGATGAACTAGGAGAACAACAAATGAAAACTGGAGAAGTTATAGTATATACTTCAGCAGATAGTGTATTCCAAATTGCAGCACATGAAGAAATTATACCATTAGAAGAACTTTATAAAATGTGTGAAATTGCAAGGGAAATAATGATGGGAGAAAATGCTGTAGCAAGAATAATAGCTAGACCATTTGTAGGTAAACCAGGTGCGTTTGAAAGAACTTCAAATAGAAGAGATTACTCATTAAGCCCATTTGAAGATACTGTTCTAGATACAATAAAAAAATCTAACTTAGATGTAATTGGAGTTGGAAAGATAGAAGATATATTCAATAAACAAGGTATAACAGAAGCTATCCACACTAAGGATAATATGGATGGGGTAGATCAAACTATAAATTATATGAAAAAAGAAAACAAAGGGCTTATATTTACTAACTTAGTAGATTTTGACTCTAAGTATGGACATAGAAGAGATGTTGAAGGCTATAAAAAAGCACTAGAAGAGTTTGATGCAAGAATTCCTGAAATAATAGATAATATGAAAGATGATGATATATTAATCATAAATGCAGATCATGGAAATGATCCAACATACAAAGGAACAGATCATACAAGAGAGTATATACCGGTACTAGTTTATGGAAAAAATATAAATAAAGGATACAATTTAGGAACTAGAAAAAGTTTTGCAGATATAGGAGCTACTGTAGCAGATATATTAAATGTAGACCTTCCTAAACATGGAGAAAGTTTTAAAAGTGAGATAATGAAATAA
- a CDS encoding purine-nucleoside phosphorylase yields the protein MKNLYDKIQESKNYIESKINTTPEIGLILGSGLGVLGDEIENPIKIKYDEIPNFPVSTVEGHNGQLVIGKLQGKNVIAMQGRFHFYEGYSMESVTFPVRVMKELGVKTIIVTNAAGGANKSFKPGDLMIIKDHINFSGHHPLIGPNDSRLGVRFPDMSTAYTPKYVDLAKDCAKELNIDVKEGVYTFFSGPTYETPAEVRLAQAIGSDAVGMSTVPEVIVARHSSLDVIGISCITNMAAGILNQPLNHEEVIETTQKVKSEFLSLVKSIVKKL from the coding sequence ATGAAAAACTTATATGATAAAATACAAGAAAGTAAAAATTATATAGAATCAAAAATAAACACTACTCCAGAAATAGGTCTTATATTAGGATCAGGATTAGGGGTTTTAGGTGATGAAATAGAGAATCCTATAAAAATTAAGTATGATGAAATTCCTAATTTTCCAGTATCGACAGTAGAAGGACATAATGGACAATTAGTTATAGGTAAGTTACAAGGTAAAAATGTAATTGCTATGCAAGGGCGTTTTCATTTTTATGAAGGATACTCTATGGAGTCTGTAACATTTCCTGTTAGAGTAATGAAAGAATTGGGAGTTAAAACTATAATAGTTACAAATGCAGCTGGAGGAGCTAATAAATCATTTAAGCCAGGAGACTTAATGATAATAAAGGATCATATTAACTTTAGTGGGCATCATCCTTTAATAGGGCCTAATGATAGCAGATTAGGAGTTAGATTCCCAGATATGTCGACTGCATATACTCCTAAATATGTAGATTTAGCAAAAGATTGTGCAAAAGAATTAAATATAGATGTAAAAGAAGGTGTTTATACATTCTTTAGTGGACCAACTTATGAAACACCAGCAGAGGTAAGATTAGCTCAAGCTATAGGATCTGATGCTGTTGGAATGTCTACAGTGCCTGAAGTTATAGTTGCAAGACATTCTAGCCTTGATGTTATAGGTATTTCTTGTATAACTAATATGGCAGCTGGTATTTTAAATCAGCCATTAAATCATGAAGAAGTTATAGAGACTACACAGAAGGTAAAATCAGAATTTTTAAGTCTAGTTAAATCTATAGTTAAGAAATTATAA